The DNA window GCAAGTCGTTCGGCGCGTTCTACGGCAAGATCGAGAAGCAGGACATCGTCATCGCGATCGGTGTCGAGACCGACGTCCCGGACCCGAAGTCGGCGCTGAACGGCACGTTCGCCGGCATCGGCATCGGCGGCCTCGAGGTCAAGAACCTCTCCGACGCCGGCACCGGCGACCTCGGCGGCGAGGCCCAGTGCGGCACCGCCAACGCGTCCGACATCGACGTCGCGGTCTGCAGCTGGGCCGACGAGGGCAGCATCGGCATGGTCATGTGGTACTTCAAGACCGCCGCGAAGGTGAAGACCGAGTTCCCGAAGCTCCGTGCGGAGATCGAGAAGAAGAGCTGACGTGCGCCGCGCCGGCCGTGACCCGCTCAGGGCCGGCGCGGGACGCTCACGCTGGCCGTCACGACCGGCGTGGTGTCGGCGGCCGGCAGGGTCACGGTGACCTCCAGCCCGCCGCCCTCCTGAGCCACGGCGGAGACCGTGCCGCCGTGCGCGTCGCAGACCGCCCGGACGATGGAGAGACCCAACCCCGACCCCCGCGACCCGGTACGCTCCCAGCCGCCCCGCTGGAACGGCTCGAACAGTCCCGGGACGTCGGCCGGCTCGACCTCGTAACCGGTGTTGCCGACGACGAGCCGGGTCTGCCCGTTCACCGACTCGGTGCGCAGCCAGAGCCGGCCGAGCAGATGGTTGTAACGGATCGCGTTCTCGATCAGGTTGCCGGCCAGCCGGTCCAGCAGGCTCGGGTCACCGACCACCGGGGCCGGCTGCAGGTCGGTGCTGACGTCCAGTTTCAGCCGCTCCGCCTCGGCCTTGACCGCGGAGAGCGCGTTGTAGACGCTCGTCGCCAGGTCGGCCGGGACCTTGCGGACCAGCCGCCGGCCGGACTGTGCTTCCGAGCGGGCCAGCACCAGCAGCGCGTCGACCAGGCCGTTCGCCCGCTCCGAGGCGTTGCGGACCACCTTCGCCATCCGGCGGTACTCCGCCACATCGGCCTCGTCGTCGCTGAGCGTCACGTCGATCTCGGTCCGCATCACCGCGAGCGGGGTGCGCAGCTCGTGCGAGGCGTTCGCCACGAACCGTTTCTGCGACTCGAACGCGGCCGCCAGCCGGTCCAGCATCGCGTCGAACGTGCGCGCCAGCTCGGCCACCTCGTCGTCCGCCCCGGAGTACCGGATCCGCTGGTCCAGCGTCTCCTCGCCGAGCCGCTGGGCGGTCTGGGTCACGCTGTGCAGCGGGCGCAGGGCGCGACCGGCCACCGCGTACGCCCCGGCGATGCCGATGATGCCGATCGCGACGAGCGCGCTGAAGCCGTTCACCAGCAGCTCCCGGGACGCCTGCGCGACCATGTCGGTCTGCCAGGCCAGCGCCTCCCGGGTGCTGCCGTCGCTCAGCGTCACGGTCGAGCCGGCCCGCAGGTCGTCGACCGGGTGCAGCGACTCGCTGACCAGCAGCCAGGCGAGCAGCACGAGCACCGCGCCGGCCCCGATCAACAGGATGCCGTTGAGCAGGGTCAGCCGCAGGCGGAGCGTGGGTCGCATGCTGAGGCCCAGCGCCCGGCGTTTCGCGCCGAGGTAGACGGTCACGAGGCCACGACCGGCTCGGGCACGCGGTAACCCGCGCCGACCACCGTCTCGATCAGCGGCGGATCGCCGATCTTCTTACGCAGCGTGTTGATCGTGACCCGGACGGTCGTGGTGAACGGGTCGGTGTTGGCGTCCCAGACCCGCTCCAGCAGCTCCTCGGTGGACACCACCCCACCGCGCGCCTTGACCAGCTCCTCCAGGACGCCGAACTCCTTGTTGGTCAGCTCGATCGGCACGCCGCCACGGGTCACCACCCGGCGGGTCTGGTCGAGCACCAGGTTGCCGACGGTGAGCACCGGCGGCGCGGCCGGGGTGGCCCGCCGGCCCAGCGCCTGCACCCGGGCCACCAGCTCCTCGAACGCGAACGGCTTGGCGAGGTAGTCGTCGGCGCCCAGCTCCAGGCCCTCGACCCGGTCGGCGACGGTCCCGCTGGCGGTGAGCATCAACACCCGGGTCAGGGCGCCGGACGCGACCAGCTCGGCGCAGATCTCATCGCCGTGCATGCCCGGCAGGTCCCGGTCCAGCACCACCACGTCGTACCGGGTCACGTAGGCCATCTCGTGGCCCTGCAAGCCGTCGTACGCGACGTCGACCGCCATCCCCTTGCGGCGCAGCCCGCGGGCGATCGCATCCGCCAGGTTCCGCTCGTCTTCCACCACCAGCACGCGCATGCCCAAAGCCTAATCAAGCCGCCAAACGCCCACCGACGCGTCGAGCCGGCGGCAGATCAGCGCGCCCGCGGCGAAGTGACAGTCACCGGCGACCCGGTCGGCCACCCCGGACACCCGGATCCGCATCCGGCGCATGTCGAGCACCCCGTACCAGACCCGGTCCTCGCCGGAGACCACCCGCCGCACGTACGCGGTGTCCGGTTCCGGCCCCGGCCCGCCGCTCTCCCAGCGCCCCGCCTCGCCCAGCACGTCGCCGGTGGCCGGGTCGAGCACGAAGTGCTCCGGGAAGGCGGTGCCGGGCAGCCCGGTGACCAGATAACCGCCGACCCGCTCGGCGTAGTTCCACCGGTCCGAGGACCAGCGTTCCCGCCCGGTCCGCGGGTCGATCACCATGATTCCGCGCTGCGGCAGGAACGCGCAGATCAGGTCGCCGCACGGGCTCGGGTTGCGGTACCAGCTCAGGTTCACCCCGCTGTGCCAGCGCTGCCGCAGGCCCTCGGTCGCGTCGTACCCGGTGGTGCCGTCGCTGCGCGCCCCGATCAGCGCCATGTCGCCGGCCGGCCAGAGCGAGAGGGTCTCCGGGCCGCGCTCCGGGATGTTCCGCGTGGCGCTGAGCCGACCGGTCCGGGTGTCCCAGGCCAGCAGCCGGCGGTCCGTGGTCAGCTGGTAGAGCCAGTCCGGGTAGGCGCCGCCGTGCGTGGACGGCGACATCACGTCGTCGCCGGGCTGGCGCAGGCTCCAGCGCACCTCCCCGGTCGCCAGGTCCAGCCCGCGCCACCAGAACCCGGTGTCGTCCTCCTCCCGGACCAGCGCCAGGCGGTCCGCCGGGGAGACGCCCTCGACCAGGACCGGGAGCCGCCACACCGGGTCCGGGTCGGTCGCCCGCAGCGCGATCGTGCCGAACCGGGAGGTTCGCTCGTTCAGGACGCTGAGCAGCAGCATGTCACCGGCGGCGGCCACGTCGAGGATCTCGCCGGTGAGCGCGACCAGGTGCCAGGAGAGCAGTCGCGCGTCCGGCAGCGAGAGGGACCGGACGACGCGGACGCCCGGGGACGTCTGCCGGCCGATCACGTAGAGCCGGTCGCCGACCACCCGGAGCACGTCGCCCTGGGCGGCCGGCACGATCGCCGGCGGCGCCGGCCGGTCCGGCTGGACGGCCCCGCCCAGACCCACCACCAGGATCATCGAGAGGATCGCGAGCAGCACACGGGACGGCACCGGCGGCGCCTCGGCCGGAACGGCCGGGGCCAGTGACTCGCCGCGCGGCACCTCGCCGAGATCGATCAGCACAGGGCTCACACCGGGCTCCCCGCACGCAGGGACTTCAGTGTGCCCCCTGAAGGGTCAGATCCGGTACGCCCAGACGCCCAGTCCGTGCTCATCCCGGCAGACCACGTGCCGTTCGTCGGCCGCGCACTCGGCGCTCGCCGTCTCGGCCGCGCCGAGAACCCGGACCTCGGCATGCCCGGGCAGCACCACGCCGAACAGCGAACGGCCGGCATCGTGGTCACGCCGCAGCACCAGCGCCTCGCCCGGTGACGACCCCGGCGCCTGGGCCACCACCATGTCCCAGCCGGTCAGGTCGGCCACCGTGCGGCCGGTGAGCGGGTCGGCCAGCCGGACCGGCACGTCGGTGTGGGTCTGGGTCTCCAGCACCGCTCCGGCCCGCATCTCCAGGTCGATCTCCGCTGTCACCGGCCAGACCGGCTCGCCGGTGGCCGGGTCCAGCACGGACTGCTCCCTGAGCGGCCCGGAGCAGATCACGCCGAGGCAGACCGGGATCTCGCCCGGCGTCCGCGGCACCCGGTGCTCCCAGAGCCTGCGCAGCGTCCGGACGTCGTAGCCGGCCTGCACACCGGCCGTCTCGTAGCCGACCAGGGCAACCTGGCCGGCGACGGCGCCGCTTGACGGGCCGGAGCCGTCCCGCTCGGGCAGCGCCGCCTCGGCGAGAGTCTCCCCTGTTGCCCCGGCGAGCAGGGTGAGCCGCTGCGACGACGTGATCAGGACGGCGGCCGGCGTGCCGGGGACCGGGTCGACGGTGACCGAACCGCCGGGCGCCGCGGTCCACAACGTCTTCCCGGTCACCAGGTCGACACCGCGCACCTCGGTGCGGAGCGGCGGCTCGGTGTGCGGCACGCCGGTGGCCGAGAAGTAGAGCGCACCCGGATCGCCGGAGGCCTGGTCGTACTCGGTGCCGGGGCGGAACACGCGCTCCACCACGACACCGGTGCCGCCGGAGTCCAGCAGGGTCAGCGAGTTCGTCATGGTCCACCGGATCCGGCCGGTGGCGACGTCCATGGCGGTCGTGGTGTACCCCTCGGAGACCAGCACCGAGTCGGCGGCCTGCTGGATCGTCACCCCGCCGAACAGGCCGCTACCGACCTCGTACTCCGCGCCGATGGGCACCGCGCTGGTCCAGAGCCGCTCCGGCTCCGGGTCCAGCCGCCAGGCGGTCAGCTCCCGTGCGATGCCGCGCGACGAGGCGGTGTAGGCGTTTCCCCCGGCCAGCCGCAGCGGCATCTCCACAACGTCCATCGGCCCGGCCAGGCCCAGGTAACGCCAGCGGACCGCGGCACCGGGCGCGGCGCCACCCAGCGTGATCAGCAGGACCGCCGCGAGCAGCAGGCCGGCGTGCCGGTACCGCCGGGGCGGCGGGCGCAGGCCGGCCGCCGGGCCGGGCTCCGGGACGCGGTCCAGGTCGATCAGCGTCACACCGAAACCCTTCACGTGAGCGGTCGTCAGCCGGCGCCCGCCGCGGTCCGGTAGGCCCAGACGACCAGTTCACCGAAGGACGACCGGCAGACCAGCCGTTCCGGTGCGGACTGGCAGCCGCCGGTGCCGGCCGGCAGTTCCGCCAGCAGCCGCGGCCGCCGGGTGTCCGGCGCCGCGATCGCGACCATGGTACGCGTGCTCGTGGAGGCGTCCCGCGTCACCAGTAACTCCCCGTTACCGGGGCTGCCCGGCACCAGGTCCCAGCCGGACAGGTCCACCAGTGTCCCGCCGGTCTGCGGGTCGGCCAGCGCGACCGGGTCCTGCCCCGCGTATCCGACCAGGGCGGTGCCCTCCTGCTCCACGGTCCGCCAGTCACCGCGCTGCCAGCGGTGATCCCCGGTGGCGGGGTCGACGGCGCGGACGCCGTACTGGCCGATCAGGCAGGCGAGCAGGCCGCACGGGACGACCCGGTCGGTGCCCCGCACGGTCACGGTCCACAGCGGCCGCAGATCCGCCGGGTCGTAGGCGGAGATCGCGGTCCCGGACGGCCCGGGATGGCGCAGCAGCAGCGTGCCCCCGGCGACCACCGGGTTGTCCGGGTCGTAGTCGGCGGCCGGGAACCTCCGGGAGGCCAGATGCCGGCCGTTCGCCGTGTCGTACAGGTCGGCGACCTGGTCGTCGCCGATCAGCAGCGTCCGGGGCTCGGTGTCGGCCGGGCCGGGCACCCCGAGCAGCACCGCGGTCCGGCGCAGGTGGAGCTGCCAGCGGACGTCGCCGATCACCGGGTCGATCACCTGGACGGTGTTCTCCACCCGGCGGCCCGGCCCGGAGCTGGTCCGCACGTCGTCGACGGCGAACAGCAGCGAGGTGCCGGCGAAACTGATCACGTTGTGCTGGTTGCGCCACTGGTGGCCGCCGGTCGACAGCGACAGGGCAGTGGTGCCGACCGCGAACCGCCCGAACGGCCGCAGCAGCAGCATCCCGGCCGCGGTGCGCAGCCGGGAGACCTGCATGTCCTGCCGCACGCTCCACCGCAGCTCCCCGCTCTGCAGATGGTACGAGCTGAGGGTGGCGCCGGTCTGGGCGAGCAACCGGCCGCCCTCGGTGATCGCGTAGGGCTCGCCGGGGGCGATCGGGATGCTCAGCAGCGGGGTGAGCGCCGGCGGCCGGCGCAGCGGCCCGGACGCCCCGGCGAGCAGGAGCACGAGAACGGTCAGGAGCGCCGGGGCGAACCAGGGCGACGTGGTCGGCCGCCCCGGTTGCTCATATGTCTCCGGTTCCCCGCGATCCAGCCCGAGATCGATGACGACTGGCTCACCCATCCATCCAACGTAACGGTTGGATAACGAGATCGCCCATCGGCCGATCGATCAGACCGCGGCCGTCGCCTCCCCGGCCGGAGCGGCGTCCAGGCGGGACACCGTCTCGGTCACCTCGCGGGCGACGTCCTGCGCGGTCAGGCCCAGGGCGGTGAGGATCTCGGCGCGGGTGCCGTGCGGGTGGAAGCCGACCGGCACGCCGAAGTCGCGCAGCGGCACCGCGACGCCCGCGTCCCGCAGGGCGCTCGCCACCGCGTCACCCACGCCACCGGTACGGACGCCGTCCTCCAGGGTCACCACGAGGCGGTGGGCCGCGGCCAGGCCGGTCAGCTCGATCGGCACCGGGCGGACCCAGCGCGGGTCAACGACGGTCACGCCGTACCCCTGCTCGGCGAGCCGCTCCGCGGCGTCCAGACCGAGGCCCGCGAACGAGCCGACCGCGACCAGCAGAATGTCTTTTCTCTCGTCCTCGCGCAGCACGTCGATCTGGCCGACCCGGCGCAGCGCCGGGGTGGCCGGGGCGACCGAGCCGGTCGGGAAGCGCACGATCGTCGGGCCGTCGTCGACCGCGACCGCCTCCCGCAGCTCCTCACGCAGGGTCTCGGCGTCCCGCGGGGCGGCGATCCGCAGGCCCGGCACCACGCCGAAGACGCTCATGTCCCACATGCCGTAGTGGCTCGGCCCGTCCGGCCCGGTGATCCCGGCCCGGTCCAGCACGAACGTCACCGGCAGCCGGTGCATCGCCACGTCGAGCAGCACCTGGTCGAACGCGCGGTTCAGGAACGTGGCGTAGACCGCCACCACCGGGTGCAGCCCGCCCATCGCCAGGCCGGCCGCGCTCGTCGCCGCGTGCTGCTCGGCGATGCCCACGTCGTAGGTCCGCTCCGGGTACTTCTTCGCCAGCGCGGCGATGCCGGTCGGCTCGGCCATCGCGGCGGTGATACCCACCACGTCCGGCCGCTCGTCGGCGATCCGGACCAGCTCCTCGGAGAAGACCTTCGTCCACTTCAGCGACGGCTTCGCGGTCAGCGCGCCGGTCTGCGGGTCGAACGCGCCCGGACCGTGCAGGCAGTCCGCCTCGTCCTGCTCGGCGGGGAGGTAACCGTAGCCCTTGCGGGTCACCGCGTGCACGATCACCGGGGCGTTGAAGCCCTTGGCGCGGCGCAGCGCCGACTCCATCGCCTGCTGGTCGTGGCCGTCCACCGGCCCGATGTACTTCAGGCCGAGGTCCTCGAACATCGGCTGCGGGCTGACCGCGTCCTTGATGCCCTTCTTGACCGCGTGCAGCACCTCGAAGACCGGCTTGCCCACCACGGGCGTCTGGCCCAGCGCGTCCTTGACCAGGTCGAGCACCTTCTCGTAGCCCGGGTTCAGCCGCAGCGTGGAGAGGTGGTCGGCCAGGCCGCCGATGGTCGGCGCGTACGACCGGCCGTTGTCGTTGACGACGATGACCAGCCGGTTCTTCGTGGCGGCGATGTTGTTCAACGCCTCCCAGCACATGCCACCGGTCAGCGCGCCGTCGCCGACCACGGCCACCACGTGCCGCTCCTCGCCGCGCAGCGCGAACGCCTTGGCCAGGCCGTCGGCGTAGGACAGGGCGGTGGAGGCGTGCGAGTTCTCGATCAGGTCGTGCTCGCTCTCGGCCTGGCTCGGGTAGCCGGTGAGGCCACCCCGCTGGCGCAGCAGGTCGAAGCCGTCCTGACGGCCGGTCACCATCTTGTGCACGTACGACTGGTGGCCGGTGTCGAAGAGGATCTTGTCGCGCGGTGAGTCGAAGACACGGTGCATCGCGAGGGTCATCTCGACCACGCCGAGGTTCGGACCGAGGTGGCCGCCGGTCCGCGACACCTTGGCGACGAGGAAGTCACGAATCTCGGCCGCGAGCAGGGTCAGCTGCTCCGGGGTCAGTCGCTTGAGATCACCGGGCTCGGTGATGCTCGCCAGCAGGCCGGCCGGGGTCGAGGGGGAGTCGCTCATGAGGGAGCAGTCTATCGGTGCTCCGCCGTGGCGCACCTTACGCGAACGGCCGATGCCGATCCTCCACACAACCTCCACATCCTCGCAACCGGTCACCCCGGCTGGCCGGCCGTACCGATGGTCGGGCATCCTGGAGGTCACGCAGCGACTGGCGGCACGGGGATGGTTCAACCATCGGGGAGCTCGTTGCGGAGAGTCGACCGCCTGGGCTCCCGCGGGGGTCACGCGTATGTCCGCTCGTCTTCTTCCCGGCGCTCCCGTCGCCGAGTCCGTGCTCGCCGACGTCCGGCAGCGGGTCGCCGCGCTCAAGGACCGCGGCGTCCAGCCGAGCCTCGCCACCATCCTGGTCGGCGACGACGACGCCAGCGCCGGTTACATCCGGATCAAACAGAAGCAGGCCGCCGAGCTGGGCTTCTCCTCCCCGCACGAGCACCTCAGCGGCGACGTCACGCAGGCCGACCTGCTCCGGGTGATCGCCGGCTTCAACGACGACAAGGACGTGCACGGCGTCCTCATCCAGTACCCGATCCCGGCCCACCTGGACTACGACGCGGCGCTGCAGACGCTCGACCCCGACAAGGACGTCGACGGCATGCACCCGCTCAACATGGGCCGGCTCGCGGTCGGGCTGCCCGGGCCGCTGCCGTGCACCCCGGCCGGCATCGAGGCGCTGCTCGCCTTCCACGGCGTCGAGATCTCCGGTCGCGAGGTCGTCATCCTCGGCCGCGGTGCCACGCTGGGCCGCCCGCTTGCCATGCTGCTCGCCCAGAAACGCCCCACCGCGAACGCCGCCGTCACCGTGGTGCACACCGGCGTGAAGGACTGGCCGCGCTACACCCAGCGCGCCGAGATCCTGATCGCCGCCGCCGGCGTACCAGGCATCATCCAGCCCGAGCACGTGAAGCCGGGGGCCGTGGTGATCGGCGCGGGCGTGCGTTACGAGGGCCGCCGCCTGCTCCCGGACGTCGACGAGTCCTGCGCCGAGGTGGCGGGCGCCATCACCCCCCGCGTCGGCGGCGTCGGCCCGACCACGGTCGCGATGCTCTTCCGCAACGCGGTGAGCGCCGCCGAACGCGCCGGCTGAGCCAGCTGGCTCCGCTTCGCGGCAAAACGGCCTTTTGACCCGGTGAGTTGGCCGTTGGTTTCCCGCCACCCGCACACCCCGCGGGCGTCGGCAAACCAGCGTCCAACTCACCGGCGGCGTTTTGCGGGTCGCCCCCCTGCTTACGTGCTCTTGCCGAGACTGAACGTCAGGGTGGGTGGGGGTGATCACACCCGGTGCAGGAGGGCCACGCACTCCACGTGCTGGGTCATCGGGAAGCAGTCGAAGGCTCTGATCTCGACCGGGGCCCAGCCCTCGGCCCGGAAGGTCTTCAGGTCCCGGGCCAGGGCTGCCGGGTCGCAGGCGACGTAGGCGACGGCCCGCGGGGTGGCTGCGGCCACCGCGCGGACGACCTTGGCGCCGGCGCCGGCCCGGGGTGGGTCGAGGACGACGAGGTCGACCGGGGCGGTCAGGCGGCGGCGGGAGAGGGCCGCGTCGACCTTGGCCTCGACCACCTCGACCTCGGGGAGGCCGGCCAGGTTCCGGCGGGCCGCGGCGACGCCCGCCGGTGACGACTCGACCACGGTGGTCCGCGCTCCGGTGCGGGCTGCCAGGGCCGCCGCGAAGAGGCCGGCGCCGCCGTACAGATCCCAGGAGACCTCGCCCCGCGCCGGCTCCAGCATCGTCAGCACCGCGTCCACCAGCGTGTCGGCGGCGGCCGGGTGGATCTGCCAAAACCCTTCCGGGGGTACGGCCCAGGCCCGCCCTCCGGCGATCTCGGTCACCTCGCCCGGACCGGAGAGGCGGGTCAGCGTGCCACCGGCCGGGGCGTCGCCGAGATCGTCCGCCGCCGTGCCGCCGGACGATCCGGCCGGGCGGGCCAGCACCGCGACGTCGCCGCCGGTGGAGGCGACCACCTGCAGCGCGTCCGCGTCCGGCCAGGTGCGGGACAGCAGGTCGAGCTCCTGGACGGCGGGGTGGGCGATCACACAGCGGTCGATCGGGACGACCTGGTGCGACCGGTGCTGGAGCAGGCCGGGGCGGTCGAGGGCGTCGATCGCGTAACGGACCCGGCTGCGCCATCCGAGCAGTCGCTCCGCGTCCGGTTCGGCCCGGTCACCGGAGGTGGCGGGACGGTCGGGTGCGGTGGGCAACGGCTCCACGCGTACAAAAATCTTGTCTTGATCTTCGGGGTTGATCCCGGCCAGGCGGGTGAGCTGGTCGCGGACCACGTCGGCTTTCCAGCGCAGCTGCGCGTCGGCGGAGACATGCTGCAGGTCACAGCCACCGCAGCCGCCCGGGTGAGCGAACGCGCAGGGCGGGGTGACCCGGTCCGGCGACGGCTCGTGGACCTCCACCGCGTCGGCGCGCAGGTAACCCTTGTGCAGCTCGGTGATCTCGGCGGTGACCCGCTCGCCCGGCAGCGCGTGCCGGACGAAGATCACTCGGCCGTGCGGGCCGCCGAGCCGGGCCACGCAGTGCCCGCCGTGCGCCGGAGCGCCCACGGTCACCTCGACCCGGTCACCCTCGACAAGATCGTCGGTCATCTCGTAGCTCTCGATCATGAGGACTCACCCGGTCCGGGCTGGTCGGCGGGTGGCTCGCTGCGGTTGCGCGGACCCCGCGCCGGCGCCCGGGTCAGGCCGCGGTCCAGGCGGTCCAGGTCACGGTCCTGGCTGGACCGCAACTGCCAGGGCACGCTGGTGACCATCACGCCGGGCTCGAAGAGCAGCCGGCCCTTGATCCGCAGAGCGCTCTGGTTGTGCAACAGATTCTCCCACCAGCGGCCGACCACGTATTCCGGAACGAAGACGGTGACCACGTCCCGGGGCGAGGCCCGGCGCACGCTCTTCACGAAGTCGATGATCGGACGGGTGATCTCCCGGTACGGCGAGTCGACGACGGTCAGCGGCACCGGGATCTGCCGGCGCTCCCACTCCGCCTGGATGGCCCGGGTGTCCTGGTCGTCGACGTTCACGGTGACCGCGGTGATCGAGTCCGGGCGGGTGGCCTGGGCGTAGGCGACCGCGCGCAGCGTCGGCTGGTGCACCTTGCTGACCAGCACCACGGCGTGGTTGCGGGACGGCAGGATGGGCCGCTCGTCGGTCGGCTTGAGCTCCTCGGCGACCCGTGTGTAGTGCCGGTGGATGGCGAGCATGACGCCGTAGATGACCACCATGGCGGCGATCGCGATCCACGCGCCGAGCAGGAACTTGGTGATCAGCACCACGATCAGGACCGCGCCGGTGAGCACCATGCCGAACGTGTTGATCGCCCGGGAGCGGATCATCTGCCGCCGGCGCTCCGGATCACGCTGGGTCCGCAGCAGCCGGTTCCAGTGCCGGATCATGCCGGCCTGGGACAGCGTGAACGACACGAAGACGCCCACGATGTAGAGCTGGATCAGCTTGGTGACCTCGGCGTGGAACGCCACGATCAGCACCATCGCGGCGATCGCCAGGAACGCGATGCCGTTGCTGAACGCCAGCCGGTCGCCGCGGGTGTGGAACTGGCGGGGAAGGTACCGGTCCTGGGCGAGGATCGAGCCGAGCACCGGGAAGCCGTTGAACGCGGTGTTCGCGGCCAGGAACAGGATCAGCGCGGTCACCGCGCCGACCAGGTAGAGCAGGATCGAGCCGTTGCCGAAGACCGTCTCGGCGATCTGGGTGGTGACCGTCTTCTGCACGTAGTCGGCCGGCCCGGAGATGATCTGCAGGCCGGGGTCCTCGACGTACTGCAGGTGGGTGGCGCGGGCCAGCAGGATGATGCCCGAGAGCATCACGATCGCGAGGCCGCCGAGCAGCAGCAGCGTGGTCGCGGCGTTCTTGCTCTTCGGCTGCTTGAACGCGGGCACGCCGTTGGAGATCGCCTCGACGCCGGTCAGCGCCGCGCAGCCCGAGGAGAACGTCCGCAACAGCAGGAACGCGAACGCGAAGCTGGTCAGATGGTGTTCCTCCGCGGCGATCACCAGGTCGGCGCTCGGCGCCCGCAGGTCGTCACCGAGCACGAAGACCCGGAACAGCCCGGTCAGGATCATGCCGACGATCACGATGATGAACAGGTACGTCGGCACCGCGAACGCGGTCCCGGACTCCCGCAGCCCGCGCAGGTTGAGCGCGCTGAGCAGGAGCACCGCGGTGATCGCGATGCCGACCTTGTGCTCCGCGACCCAGGGCACCACCGAACCGAGGTTCGTCACCCCGGACGAGACCGAGACCGCCACCGTGAGGATGTAGTCGACCAGCAGCGCGCTGGCGACGCCGAGACCC is part of the Actinoplanes missouriensis 431 genome and encodes:
- a CDS encoding class I SAM-dependent RNA methyltransferase, which encodes MIESYEMTDDLVEGDRVEVTVGAPAHGGHCVARLGGPHGRVIFVRHALPGERVTAEITELHKGYLRADAVEVHEPSPDRVTPPCAFAHPGGCGGCDLQHVSADAQLRWKADVVRDQLTRLAGINPEDQDKIFVRVEPLPTAPDRPATSGDRAEPDAERLLGWRSRVRYAIDALDRPGLLQHRSHQVVPIDRCVIAHPAVQELDLLSRTWPDADALQVVASTGGDVAVLARPAGSSGGTAADDLGDAPAGGTLTRLSGPGEVTEIAGGRAWAVPPEGFWQIHPAAADTLVDAVLTMLEPARGEVSWDLYGGAGLFAAALAARTGARTTVVESSPAGVAAARRNLAGLPEVEVVEAKVDAALSRRRLTAPVDLVVLDPPRAGAGAKVVRAVAAATPRAVAYVACDPAALARDLKTFRAEGWAPVEIRAFDCFPMTQHVECVALLHRV
- a CDS encoding APC family permease — encoded protein: MASTTSLAKRLLLGRPFRSDKLQHTLLPKRIALPVFASDALSSVAYAPDEILLTLSIAGAAAYVYSPWVTLAVAVVMVTVVASYRQNVHAYPSGGGDYEVATVNLGPKAGLGVASALLVDYILTVAVSVSSGVTNLGSVVPWVAEHKVGIAITAVLLLSALNLRGLRESGTAFAVPTYLFIIVIVGMILTGLFRVFVLGDDLRAPSADLVIAAEEHHLTSFAFAFLLLRTFSSGCAALTGVEAISNGVPAFKQPKSKNAATTLLLLGGLAIVMLSGIILLARATHLQYVEDPGLQIISGPADYVQKTVTTQIAETVFGNGSILLYLVGAVTALILFLAANTAFNGFPVLGSILAQDRYLPRQFHTRGDRLAFSNGIAFLAIAAMVLIVAFHAEVTKLIQLYIVGVFVSFTLSQAGMIRHWNRLLRTQRDPERRRQMIRSRAINTFGMVLTGAVLIVVLITKFLLGAWIAIAAMVVIYGVMLAIHRHYTRVAEELKPTDERPILPSRNHAVVLVSKVHQPTLRAVAYAQATRPDSITAVTVNVDDQDTRAIQAEWERRQIPVPLTVVDSPYREITRPIIDFVKSVRRASPRDVVTVFVPEYVVGRWWENLLHNQSALRIKGRLLFEPGVMVTSVPWQLRSSQDRDLDRLDRGLTRAPARGPRNRSEPPADQPGPGESS